In Paenibacillus protaetiae, the genomic stretch ATCCCGATGCCGATAATGACGAGATAAGCGTCGTTGATCCCTTCAATCATCGCTTTTGTCTTCAAGCTTTCCAATGAAGCGCCGCTTGCCGCGCTGCCTGCCATCATATCCTTCAGATGGGCGGTCGTCTGGCTGGTCATAACGGTAACGAGCAGCGAAGTGCCGACAGCTCCGGCTACTTGCCGGATCGTATTGGAGATCGCCGTTCCGTGCGCGTTTAAGCGGGGAGGCAGCTGATTGAGGCCGGCCGTTTGGATCGGCATCATAAACAGCGCCATGCCGATACGGCGTCCGGTCGACATCAGAATCAAATACGTGTAGCTTGTAGATTCCGTCAAATGAATAAAACCAACCGTTGTGCCAATTGTAATAATAAGGCCGATAATGGACAGCCATTTGGCGCCAAACCGGTCAAACAGCCTGCCGGTAACCGGCATTAGGAAGCCCATCACCAGCGCGCCCGGAAGCAAAAGCAGGCCGGATTCCAAAGCGGAATATCCGCGGGCGTTTTGCAAATAAAGCGGGAGGAGCATCATATCCGCATACATCATCATCGTTACGGCGATATTGATGATCGTAGTCAGCGTAAACATATTGTGTTTAAATGCTCTCAAATCAAGCAGCGGATTGCGGGAAACGAGCTGCCGCCAAGTAAACAAAGCCAGCGCGATAATGCCGCCTGCTATCATCAGCACCACTTCTGCGCTCGACCAGCCCAGGCTGCCGGCACGGCTGAAGCCGTACAGCATCGCCCCGAAACCGATGGTGGACAATATGACGCTCAGCATATCGATTTTTGTATGCTCGCGCTCCGATACATTTTTTAAATAAACATAACTGCAAATAATAACGATAACCGCCAGCGGAATCATGGCGTAGAACAACGTCTGCCACTTGTAATGCTCCAGCACATAGCCGGCCAGAGTCGGCCCGATTGCCGGCGCAAATATTATGGCGAAGCCGACAAGGCCCATCGCTGCGCCGCGTTTTTCCGGCGGGAACAGTGTCAGGATAACGTTCATCAGCAGCGGCATAATGATGCCTGCGCCTGCCGCCTGGATCATGCGTCCGGTAAGCAGAACCGGAAAATTAGAAGCTATGGCGGATACGATCGTGCCAACCAGAAAAACAAGCATAGAAGCTTGGAATAACTGCCGTGTCGTAAAACGCTGCATGAAATAAGCAGTGATCGGAATGAGCACCCCGTTCACGAGCATATAACCGGTCGTCAGCCATTGGGCGGTCGTAGCCGAAATGTTGAAATCGTTCATCAGCTCGGGCGTTGCCACACTCATAATCGTCTGATTCAACGTTGCCAGGAAGGCTCCGAGAATCATAATGAACATAATCGGCCCTTTTTTGGCAGAGCCGGCTGCAGTAAGGCTTGCGTTCATCTTTTTCTCCATCCTCTCCAATTTCTCTAGACTTAATTTACAACGTGTTAGATAATAAACGATGTATAAAACAATTATAGTCAGAAAGATGTACCTTACA encodes the following:
- a CDS encoding DHA2 family efflux MFS transporter permease subunit, with amino-acid sequence MNASLTAAGSAKKGPIMFIMILGAFLATLNQTIMSVATPELMNDFNISATTAQWLTTGYMLVNGVLIPITAYFMQRFTTRQLFQASMLVFLVGTIVSAIASNFPVLLTGRMIQAAGAGIIMPLLMNVILTLFPPEKRGAAMGLVGFAIIFAPAIGPTLAGYVLEHYKWQTLFYAMIPLAVIVIICSYVYLKNVSEREHTKIDMLSVILSTIGFGAMLYGFSRAGSLGWSSAEVVLMIAGGIIALALFTWRQLVSRNPLLDLRAFKHNMFTLTTIINIAVTMMMYADMMLLPLYLQNARGYSALESGLLLLPGALVMGFLMPVTGRLFDRFGAKWLSIIGLIITIGTTVGFIHLTESTSYTYLILMSTGRRIGMALFMMPIQTAGLNQLPPRLNAHGTAISNTIRQVAGAVGTSLLVTVMTSQTTAHLKDMMAGSAASGASLESLKTKAMIEGINDAYLVIIGIGIIGLLLSLFIKRVAQAKDDTVSSPLKHNVTSEA